Proteins from a genomic interval of Balaenoptera musculus isolate JJ_BM4_2016_0621 chromosome 16, mBalMus1.pri.v3, whole genome shotgun sequence:
- the TEX36 gene encoding testis-expressed protein 36 isoform X2 yields MAKGRRFNPPLDKDGRWFPHIGLMQKTPESITRTMLKESNSPRLSRQVEEKLPPIYKVREKQAVNNNFPFSVHDNRHSFQNSGFYLDSGLGCKKISPEKRQHISRNFSLWACDYVPSCLDGFSNSQISHVCQEAVVVPIFRRFPRHYNELWNTFKFIPQQSYTEYLKKNPKVRFMINKKAGSPLEP; encoded by the exons ATGGCCAAAGGGAGACGCTTCAACCCACCTTTAGACAAGGATGGAAGATGG TTCCCTCACATTGGACTAATGCAAAAGACACCAGAATCCATCACACGTACCATGTTAAAAGAGTCCAATAGTCCACGTTTATCTCGGCAAGTGGAGGAGAAGCTACCGCCAATCTACAAAGTGCGGGAGAAG CAAGCAGTAAATAACAACTTCCCCTTCTCTGTACACGACAATCGTCACAGCTTTCAGAACTCTGGATTCTACCTTGACTCT GGCCTGGGATGTAAGAAGATCTCCCCAGAAAAAAGGCAACACATTTCAAGAAATTTCAGTCTTTGGGCATGTGACTATGTTCCATCTTGTCTCGATGGCTTTTCAAATAGCCAAATATCACATGTCTGTCAGGAAGCTGTGGTGGTCCCAATTTTCAGACGCTTTCCAAGACATTATAATGAGTTATGGaacacttttaaatttattccccagcaaagctatacagagtatctgaaaaagaatccaaaagTAAGGTTCATGATTAACAAAAAGGCTGGTTCTCCACTGGAGCCCTAA
- the TEX36 gene encoding testis-expressed protein 36 isoform X1, with protein sequence MQKTPESITRTMLKESNSPRLSRQVEEKLPPIYKVREKQAVNNNFPFSVHDNRHSFQNSGFYLDSGLGCKKISPEKRQHISRNFSLWACDYVPSCLDGFSNSQISHVCQEAVVVPIFRRFPRHYNELWNTFKFIPQQSYTEYLKKNPKVRFMINKKAGSPLEP encoded by the exons ATGCAAAAGACACCAGAATCCATCACACGTACCATGTTAAAAGAGTCCAATAGTCCACGTTTATCTCGGCAAGTGGAGGAGAAGCTACCGCCAATCTACAAAGTGCGGGAGAAG CAAGCAGTAAATAACAACTTCCCCTTCTCTGTACACGACAATCGTCACAGCTTTCAGAACTCTGGATTCTACCTTGACTCT GGCCTGGGATGTAAGAAGATCTCCCCAGAAAAAAGGCAACACATTTCAAGAAATTTCAGTCTTTGGGCATGTGACTATGTTCCATCTTGTCTCGATGGCTTTTCAAATAGCCAAATATCACATGTCTGTCAGGAAGCTGTGGTGGTCCCAATTTTCAGACGCTTTCCAAGACATTATAATGAGTTATGGaacacttttaaatttattccccagcaaagctatacagagtatctgaaaaagaatccaaaagTAAGGTTCATGATTAACAAAAAGGCTGGTTCTCCACTGGAGCCCTAA